Proteins encoded by one window of Dryocola sp. LX212:
- the leuB gene encoding 3-isopropylmalate dehydrogenase, whose product MSKSHHIAVLPGDGIGPEVMAQALKVLEAVRTRFDMRITTSSYDVGGIAIDRHGNPLPPVTVEGCEQADAILFGSVGGPKWEHLPPAQQPERGALLPLRKHFKLFSNLRPARLYQGLEEFCPLRADIAANGFDILCVRELTGGIYFGQPKGREGSGMHEKAFDTEVYHRFEIERIARIAFESARKRRNKVTSIDKANVLQTSVLWREIVNEIAKEYPDVELSHMYIDNATMQLIKDPSQFDVLLCSNLFGDILSDECAMITGSMGMLPSASLNEQGFGLYEPAGGSAPDIAGKNIANPIAQILSLALLLRYSLDAEEAARAIENAVNLALEEGFRTGDLACDGKVISTDEMGDTIARFVAQGK is encoded by the coding sequence ATGTCAAAATCTCATCATATAGCAGTCTTGCCGGGCGACGGTATTGGCCCGGAAGTTATGGCGCAGGCACTGAAGGTGCTGGAAGCCGTTCGAACGCGCTTTGATATGCGCATTACCACCAGCTCTTATGACGTTGGTGGAATCGCCATCGATCGTCATGGTAACCCGTTGCCACCGGTCACCGTTGAAGGCTGTGAGCAGGCTGATGCCATCCTGTTTGGCTCCGTTGGCGGGCCAAAGTGGGAACATTTGCCTCCGGCCCAGCAGCCAGAGCGCGGGGCGCTTTTACCGCTGCGTAAACACTTCAAACTGTTCAGTAACCTGCGTCCAGCCCGCCTGTATCAGGGCCTGGAAGAGTTTTGCCCGCTGCGTGCCGATATTGCCGCTAACGGCTTCGATATTCTGTGCGTCCGTGAGTTAACTGGCGGGATCTACTTCGGTCAACCAAAGGGTCGTGAAGGCTCAGGTATGCATGAAAAGGCGTTTGATACCGAGGTTTATCACCGTTTCGAAATCGAGCGTATTGCCCGCATCGCCTTTGAGTCCGCCCGCAAACGCCGCAATAAAGTGACCTCAATTGATAAAGCGAACGTGCTGCAAACCTCCGTTCTGTGGCGCGAAATCGTCAACGAAATCGCCAAAGAATATCCGGACGTAGAGCTGTCGCACATGTATATCGACAACGCTACCATGCAGCTGATTAAAGATCCGTCTCAGTTCGACGTGCTGCTGTGCTCCAACCTTTTCGGCGACATCCTGTCGGACGAATGCGCGATGATCACCGGCTCAATGGGCATGCTGCCTTCCGCCAGTCTGAACGAACAAGGCTTCGGCCTTTATGAACCTGCGGGCGGCTCTGCGCCAGACATCGCAGGGAAAAATATCGCCAACCCTATTGCGCAGATCCTCTCTCTGGCTCTGTTACTGCGCTATAGCCTGGACGCTGAAGAAGCAGCCCGGGCCATCGAAAACGCCGTTAACCTCGCTCTGGAAGAAGGCTTCCGTACCGGCGACTTAGCGTGCGATGGCAAAGTAATCAGCACAGACGAAATGGGCGATACCATTGCCCGCTTCGTAGCACAGGGGAAATAA